From a single Arachnia propionica genomic region:
- a CDS encoding homoserine dehydrogenase — MAEETSPLKVALLGAGVVGSQVARILSQEADSLRQRIGRPLELVGIGVRRLDVQRPGIDPDLFTMDVHGLVTRGDLDLVIEVIGGIEPARTLLTEAMNAGASVVTANKALLAEDLAQLSATAKKNGVDLYYEAAVAGAIPIIRPLRESLVGDEIRAVMGIVNGTTNYILDQMTTNHLSFEVALRQAQELGFAEADPTADVEGKDAAAKAAILAGLAFHTEVHSSEVFCEGITSVTETDIRAADRMGCVVKLLAVAKLADDDRVIVKVHPTMIPKTHPLASVSGAYNAIFVESVEAGQLMFLGQGAGGAPTASAVMGDVVTVARNRVRGTAGHLGTGYTKRGVAPIGDATSRYYIRFQVEDKPGVLAKCATIFGAHRVSLQTCQQSYLEGLGRTDGFTAELNFMTHDAREQDLQDVVAALREAPFIGNAIDYMRIEGK; from the coding sequence ATGGCTGAGGAGACTTCGCCGTTGAAGGTGGCACTGCTCGGTGCCGGTGTGGTTGGTTCTCAGGTGGCCCGAATCCTGAGCCAGGAAGCGGATTCCTTGCGCCAACGCATCGGTCGACCCTTGGAACTCGTCGGCATCGGGGTGCGCAGGCTGGACGTGCAACGTCCAGGAATCGATCCCGACCTGTTCACCATGGATGTGCATGGCCTCGTCACGCGTGGTGACTTGGATCTCGTCATCGAGGTGATCGGTGGCATCGAGCCCGCGCGGACCCTGCTCACCGAGGCCATGAACGCGGGTGCCTCGGTGGTCACCGCCAACAAGGCGTTGCTGGCCGAGGACTTGGCACAACTGAGTGCAACAGCCAAGAAAAACGGCGTCGACCTCTACTATGAAGCAGCGGTGGCGGGAGCGATCCCGATCATCCGGCCACTCAGGGAATCCCTAGTCGGCGACGAGATCCGCGCGGTCATGGGGATCGTCAACGGCACCACCAACTACATTCTCGACCAGATGACCACCAATCACCTGAGCTTCGAGGTGGCGCTGCGCCAAGCCCAGGAGCTCGGTTTCGCGGAGGCTGATCCCACCGCTGACGTCGAGGGCAAGGATGCGGCTGCGAAGGCAGCGATTCTTGCGGGGTTGGCGTTTCACACCGAGGTGCACAGCTCTGAGGTTTTCTGCGAGGGCATCACGTCGGTGACGGAAACTGACATCCGGGCTGCCGACCGGATGGGGTGTGTGGTGAAACTGCTCGCCGTAGCCAAGCTGGCAGACGATGATCGAGTCATCGTCAAGGTTCATCCCACCATGATCCCGAAGACCCATCCACTGGCCTCTGTTTCTGGCGCTTACAACGCAATTTTCGTCGAGTCGGTCGAGGCAGGGCAACTGATGTTCCTCGGACAGGGAGCGGGTGGTGCCCCCACAGCCTCCGCAGTCATGGGAGACGTGGTGACTGTGGCCCGCAACCGGGTTCGGGGAACCGCTGGTCACCTCGGGACCGGATACACCAAGCGCGGGGTCGCCCCGATCGGGGATGCGACCAGCCGCTACTACATTCGTTTCCAGGTGGAGGACAAACCAGGTGTGCTCGCCAAGTGCGCCACTATCTTCGGAGCCCACCGGGTATCCCTACAAACCTGCCAGCAGTCCTACCTGGAAGGCTTGGGACGCACCGACGGGTTCACCGCGGAGTTGAACTTCATGACACACGATGCACGTGAACAGGACCTCCAGGACGTCGTCGCGGCGCTGCGGGAGGCTCCCTTCATCGGGAACGCCATTGACTACATGCGCATCGAGGGCAAGTGA
- a CDS encoding multifunctional oxoglutarate decarboxylase/oxoglutarate dehydrogenase thiamine pyrophosphate-binding subunit/dihydrolipoyllysine-residue succinyltransferase subunit, whose product MSTPESHDAFGANSWLIDEMREAWEKDPSSVDETWQAFFKDKATPANTNPTSPVHSDHPSSPPRERTPRGEGNQPKVESVKPTRESPSTPGTGAGLSANAPNPSLRPEPSAVAPRLTVLRGAPMRTAKNMDASLSVPTATSVRSVPMKLVIDQRTGINNFLKTSKGGKVSFTHLIAYAMIQALKAVPSMNNSYDVINGKPTLVENPTINLGIAIDLKKSDGTRQLLVPNIKGCEKLNFAQFWAAYEKIIAKARSGELTVADFAGTTATITNPGGIGTNHSVPRLMNGQGMILGVGSIDYPAEFQGTSLFHVDDFGISKVTTLTSTYDHRVIQGAQSGEFLKIIHQLLLGEENFYDTIFEALRIPYEPLRWSVDVSTYRENQVAKQGRVLELINAYRSVGHLVADTDPLEYRQRSHEDLRLEAHGLSIWDLDREFAVGTFGGQERVYRSLREILAILQDSYCRTVSVEYMHIADPQQRKWFQDRIEIPRQALTHQEHMHALDKLNEAEVFETFLQTKFVGQKRFSLEGGESVIVLLDEICQQAANEQLDEVCIGMPHRGRLNVLSNIVGKDYAQIFHEFAGTIDVSGTGDVKYHLGSEGKFVANNGATIKTSVAANPSHLEAVNPVLQGIARAKQDMIGKDDFPVLPLLLHGDAAFCGQGVVFETLQMSQLRGYKTGGTIHIVVNNQVGFTTAPIESRTSTYCTDVAKAISAPVLHINGDDPDSCIRAARLAFAYRQRFHKDVVIDLVCYRRRGHNEGDDPSFTQPKMYDLIEQKRSVRRLYTEALIGRGDISVSDAEDVMDKFRARLENVFKEARDAKNTDAVIEEYTRVPYYPTKQGHQLTAITPDMMHRISEVHTALPEGFTPHPKVLPQLKRRAEQILNGPIDWATAELLAIGSLLMEGRPVRLAGQDSRRGTFSQRFAAIVDRITNEAWVPLKHLSDDQATFDVYDSLLSEYAAMGFEYGYSVARPDALVLWEAQFGDFANGAQIIADEFVVSGQAKWDQKSGVVVLLPHGFEGQGPDHSSARIERWLQLCAENALAVSQPSTAASYFHLLRQHAYVNYHRPVVVATPKSMLRSKAAASLPEEFTSGVWHPVLDDPTITDPSEVSRLLICSGKIRWELVANREKSGLDGKVAIISLERLYPLPGAEMAKVLERYRHVTDIRFVQDEPANQGPWPFISVHLPNSVANHTDIPLRMHRVARPWSSAPSVGSMKVHQQQTADLMNSAFGA is encoded by the coding sequence ATGTCGACACCTGAATCACATGATGCATTTGGCGCGAACTCTTGGTTGATTGACGAGATGCGGGAAGCCTGGGAGAAAGATCCCTCGTCCGTGGACGAAACATGGCAGGCCTTCTTCAAGGACAAGGCGACTCCCGCCAACACGAATCCCACCTCCCCGGTACACAGTGACCACCCCTCCTCTCCCCCGCGGGAGCGCACCCCTCGGGGGGAGGGAAACCAGCCAAAGGTGGAATCAGTCAAACCCACCAGGGAATCCCCCTCCACCCCAGGCACCGGAGCCGGCCTGTCGGCAAATGCCCCGAATCCATCACTACGTCCTGAGCCTTCCGCCGTGGCACCCCGCCTGACCGTACTTCGTGGGGCCCCGATGCGCACCGCAAAAAACATGGATGCCTCGCTGAGTGTGCCCACCGCCACCTCCGTACGTTCCGTCCCCATGAAACTCGTGATCGATCAGCGCACCGGGATCAACAACTTCCTGAAAACATCCAAGGGCGGCAAGGTCAGTTTCACCCACCTGATCGCCTACGCAATGATCCAGGCGCTGAAGGCAGTGCCTTCGATGAACAACTCCTACGACGTGATCAATGGCAAACCAACATTGGTTGAGAATCCCACAATCAACTTGGGGATCGCCATCGACCTCAAGAAATCAGATGGCACTCGCCAACTCCTCGTTCCCAACATCAAGGGATGCGAGAAACTCAATTTCGCTCAATTCTGGGCTGCCTACGAAAAGATCATTGCCAAGGCGCGTTCCGGGGAACTCACCGTGGCTGATTTCGCCGGAACCACAGCTACCATCACCAATCCTGGAGGGATCGGCACGAATCATTCCGTACCCCGCCTGATGAACGGGCAGGGAATGATCTTGGGGGTTGGGAGCATCGACTATCCAGCGGAGTTCCAAGGAACTTCCTTGTTCCATGTTGACGACTTCGGAATCTCCAAGGTGACGACTCTCACATCCACCTATGATCATCGAGTTATCCAAGGTGCCCAATCAGGTGAGTTCCTGAAGATCATCCACCAGCTGCTGCTCGGGGAAGAGAACTTCTACGACACAATTTTCGAAGCCCTGCGCATACCGTATGAGCCATTGAGGTGGAGCGTCGACGTTTCCACCTACCGAGAGAACCAGGTCGCGAAACAGGGACGGGTATTGGAACTCATCAACGCCTACCGTTCAGTAGGGCACCTGGTGGCCGACACCGACCCTCTGGAGTACCGGCAACGCTCACACGAAGACCTCCGCCTGGAAGCCCATGGCCTGTCCATCTGGGACCTGGACCGCGAGTTCGCTGTAGGTACCTTCGGCGGACAGGAAAGGGTCTACCGCTCGCTACGGGAGATCCTCGCAATTTTGCAGGACTCCTACTGCCGAACCGTGTCCGTCGAGTACATGCACATCGCGGACCCCCAGCAGCGCAAGTGGTTCCAGGATCGCATCGAAATACCGCGCCAAGCTCTGACGCATCAAGAGCACATGCACGCACTCGACAAGCTGAACGAGGCCGAGGTCTTCGAAACCTTTCTGCAGACCAAATTCGTCGGGCAGAAACGCTTCTCCCTAGAGGGTGGTGAATCCGTCATCGTCCTGCTAGACGAAATCTGCCAGCAAGCAGCAAACGAGCAACTCGATGAGGTGTGCATAGGCATGCCACACCGTGGGCGTCTCAACGTTCTTTCAAACATCGTCGGCAAGGACTACGCTCAGATTTTCCACGAGTTCGCAGGCACCATTGATGTCTCCGGAACCGGCGACGTCAAATATCACCTGGGGTCGGAAGGCAAGTTCGTCGCCAATAACGGAGCCACCATCAAAACCTCCGTCGCAGCCAACCCTTCTCACCTTGAGGCAGTGAATCCCGTTCTCCAGGGAATCGCCCGAGCGAAACAGGACATGATAGGGAAAGACGACTTTCCGGTACTGCCACTTCTCCTGCACGGCGACGCAGCTTTCTGCGGACAGGGGGTCGTCTTCGAGACTTTGCAGATGAGCCAACTGCGTGGCTACAAGACCGGAGGCACCATCCACATCGTGGTCAACAACCAGGTGGGGTTCACAACCGCCCCCATCGAATCACGCACCTCTACCTACTGCACGGATGTCGCCAAGGCCATCTCCGCTCCGGTGCTTCACATCAATGGCGACGATCCCGACTCCTGCATCCGCGCCGCCCGACTGGCCTTCGCCTATCGACAGCGATTCCACAAGGATGTCGTGATCGATCTGGTCTGCTACCGGCGCCGCGGCCACAACGAAGGTGACGATCCAAGTTTCACGCAGCCCAAGATGTACGACCTGATCGAGCAAAAGCGTTCCGTAAGGCGCCTGTATACCGAAGCGCTGATCGGGCGTGGTGACATTTCCGTGTCCGATGCCGAGGACGTGATGGACAAGTTCAGGGCTCGCCTAGAGAACGTGTTCAAGGAAGCGCGCGACGCCAAGAACACCGACGCGGTGATCGAGGAGTACACGAGAGTGCCCTATTACCCGACGAAGCAGGGGCACCAACTCACCGCAATAACACCAGATATGATGCACCGAATCAGTGAGGTGCACACCGCTCTCCCGGAGGGTTTCACCCCGCATCCGAAGGTACTGCCCCAACTGAAACGCCGGGCCGAGCAGATCCTCAACGGCCCCATCGACTGGGCTACCGCCGAGCTACTCGCTATCGGTTCACTGCTGATGGAGGGTCGGCCCGTCCGGCTGGCCGGGCAGGATTCACGCCGTGGGACCTTCTCGCAACGATTCGCAGCAATCGTGGACCGCATCACCAACGAAGCCTGGGTTCCCCTGAAACACCTGAGCGACGACCAAGCCACCTTCGACGTCTACGACTCACTGCTCAGTGAGTACGCGGCCATGGGTTTTGAGTATGGCTACTCCGTGGCCCGACCGGACGCCTTGGTCTTGTGGGAGGCGCAGTTCGGTGACTTCGCCAACGGGGCCCAGATCATTGCCGACGAGTTCGTTGTCTCCGGGCAAGCGAAATGGGACCAGAAGTCCGGTGTGGTGGTGCTGTTGCCCCATGGTTTCGAGGGGCAGGGTCCGGACCACAGCTCTGCACGCATCGAACGCTGGCTGCAGCTGTGCGCCGAGAACGCTCTCGCCGTCAGCCAGCCTTCGACGGCAGCCAGTTACTTCCACCTGCTGCGTCAGCACGCCTACGTCAACTACCACCGCCCGGTCGTGGTGGCCACCCCCAAGTCGATGTTGCGCAGCAAGGCGGCCGCCTCGCTGCCGGAGGAATTCACCTCAGGAGTCTGGCATCCGGTGCTGGACGATCCGACGATCACAGATCCGTCCGAAGTTTCCCGTCTGCTGATCTGCTCCGGCAAGATCCGCTGGGAACTCGTGGCGAACCGGGAGAAGTCTGGTCTCGACGGCAAAGTGGCAATCATCTCCCTGGAACGTCTCTATCCGCTACCCGGAGCCGAGATGGCCAAGGTACTGGAGCGCTACCGCCACGTCACCGACATCCGATTCGTCCAGGACGAGCCCGCCAACCAGGGACCATGGCCGTTCATCTCTGTGCATCTGCCGAATTCTGTGGCGAACCACACAGACATTCCGTTGCGCATGCACCGGGTGGCACGACCGTGGTCTTCTGCACCATCAGTCGGCTCCATGAAGGTTCATCAGCAACAGACAGCAGATCTGATGAACAGTGCATTCGGGGCGTGA
- the thrB gene encoding homoserine kinase, translating into MRLTVRVPASTANLGSGFDCVGLAVDWFDELTLEVSRTGGLQIEVFGEGSHQVPRDESHLVIATLLHALRQWGVAPPGGLLLRTRNTIPHSRGLGSSAAAIVAGCALAHGIAFPDEELDRVELTRVASLLEGHPDNAGAAVWGGAILAWLDGERVELIRLRLVEGLRCLAFVPDLEVRTEGARAVLPDMVPRKDAVAQAVAAASLPLALEQRPDLLLSATRDRLHQFQRAELMPASWSLLRRLRRVGIPATISGAGPTVFAIGLEDQLAKADSLEHEGFQRHDLVPGEGVQLVD; encoded by the coding sequence GTGAGACTCACCGTACGTGTCCCGGCAAGCACCGCCAACCTGGGGTCGGGATTCGACTGCGTGGGGTTGGCCGTGGACTGGTTCGATGAACTGACATTGGAGGTCTCGAGGACTGGGGGCCTCCAGATCGAGGTGTTTGGTGAGGGTTCCCATCAGGTGCCTCGCGACGAGTCCCATCTCGTGATCGCAACGTTGCTGCACGCCCTGCGCCAGTGGGGTGTGGCCCCGCCGGGCGGATTGCTCCTGAGGACGCGCAACACGATTCCGCACTCGCGCGGGCTCGGCTCTTCCGCGGCGGCCATAGTGGCTGGCTGTGCTTTGGCCCACGGCATTGCCTTTCCAGATGAAGAGCTGGACCGGGTCGAATTGACCCGGGTCGCCAGTCTTCTGGAGGGGCATCCCGACAACGCGGGTGCGGCGGTCTGGGGAGGTGCGATACTGGCCTGGCTGGATGGTGAGCGGGTGGAACTGATTCGGTTGCGGCTCGTAGAGGGTCTGCGGTGCCTTGCATTCGTCCCCGATCTGGAGGTCCGTACCGAGGGAGCCAGAGCTGTCCTACCCGACATGGTGCCCCGGAAAGATGCTGTGGCCCAGGCCGTAGCTGCGGCTTCCCTTCCCCTGGCTCTTGAACAGCGTCCCGATCTGTTGTTGTCCGCAACCAGGGACCGTTTGCATCAGTTCCAGAGAGCCGAGTTGATGCCGGCCTCCTGGTCGTTGCTGCGGCGATTGCGGCGGGTAGGAATTCCTGCGACCATTTCCGGGGCGGGCCCGACTGTGTTTGCGATCGGTCTGGAGGACCAGCTGGCGAAAGCGGACTCCCTTGAACATGAGGGATTCCAACGCCACGACCTCGTGCCTGGTGAGGGAGTGCAGCTCGTGGATTGA
- the rho gene encoding transcription termination factor Rho — protein sequence MTESGSSSLADLKLPELKKMAAGMGIKGTSAMRKGDLIAAISGEVNVPARPDHKARTSPPRKRAEVEPQLPAEASEHAGPERPKVEKTESESPVQQHQSRVDGEGVSRNRRRRERNKERDRAAQEATNEEVGERLAAALGQTGTSTAAPVLATASTGVGRFEEENEGGRRGRRRRNRDRQNRRNRGSGGMDRFENEPTVSEDDVLAAVSGIVDILDNYAFVRTTGYLPGPNDAYLPLAMVRRFGLRRGDVIVGAIRTPREGERKEKYNPLVRIDSINGDDPERAKQRPEFAKLTPLYPQEKLRLETVNTQLTGRVIDLVAPIGKGQRGLIVSPPKAGKTMVMQAIANAIAANNPEVHLMVVLVDERPEEVTDFQRTVSGEVIASTFDRPAEDHTVVAELAIERAKRLVELGHDVVVLLDGITRLGRAYNLAAPASGRILSGGVDSAALYPPKKFFGAARNIENGGSLTILATALIETGSRMDEVIFEEFKGTGNMELRLARQLADKRIFPAIDVDASGTRREDLLLGRDELNIIWKLRRALSGLDDQAALETLLARMRKTQNNHEFLLSVLKTTPAQDG from the coding sequence GTGACCGAATCCGGTTCCAGCTCCCTGGCAGACCTGAAGCTCCCTGAGCTCAAGAAGATGGCAGCAGGGATGGGTATCAAGGGCACTTCTGCGATGCGCAAGGGTGATCTGATCGCCGCGATTTCCGGCGAGGTCAACGTCCCTGCCAGGCCTGATCACAAAGCCCGTACCTCACCTCCTAGGAAGCGAGCCGAGGTCGAACCGCAGCTCCCTGCGGAGGCGTCGGAACATGCCGGTCCCGAGCGGCCGAAAGTGGAGAAAACAGAATCCGAATCACCCGTTCAGCAGCACCAGTCACGGGTGGATGGTGAAGGCGTTAGTCGCAACCGTCGGCGCCGTGAACGTAACAAAGAACGTGACCGTGCGGCGCAGGAAGCGACGAACGAAGAGGTCGGAGAGCGTTTGGCTGCTGCTCTTGGGCAGACCGGTACCTCCACCGCAGCGCCCGTCCTTGCCACGGCAAGCACAGGGGTAGGGCGTTTCGAGGAAGAGAACGAAGGCGGACGTCGCGGACGGCGCCGTCGCAACCGTGATCGCCAGAACCGTCGCAACCGTGGTTCTGGGGGCATGGACCGCTTCGAGAATGAACCCACGGTTTCCGAGGATGACGTTCTTGCAGCCGTTTCCGGGATTGTTGACATTCTCGACAATTACGCCTTCGTTCGCACCACCGGGTACCTCCCCGGGCCCAACGACGCCTACCTGCCGTTGGCCATGGTGCGTAGATTCGGGTTGCGTAGAGGCGATGTGATCGTCGGTGCTATCCGCACCCCCCGAGAAGGTGAGCGCAAGGAGAAGTACAACCCGCTGGTGCGGATCGACTCCATCAACGGTGACGATCCTGAGAGGGCGAAGCAGCGTCCCGAGTTTGCGAAACTGACGCCCCTCTACCCCCAGGAAAAGCTCCGCCTCGAAACAGTCAATACGCAGCTGACAGGTCGCGTCATCGACTTGGTTGCCCCGATCGGCAAGGGGCAGCGTGGCCTCATCGTTTCCCCACCCAAGGCCGGCAAGACGATGGTAATGCAGGCCATCGCGAACGCAATCGCCGCGAACAATCCTGAGGTTCACCTCATGGTGGTTCTCGTCGATGAGCGTCCCGAAGAGGTCACGGACTTTCAGCGGACCGTCTCCGGTGAAGTGATCGCTTCCACCTTCGACCGTCCCGCTGAGGACCACACAGTGGTCGCTGAACTAGCCATCGAACGTGCCAAGCGTCTCGTCGAACTTGGTCACGATGTGGTTGTATTGCTCGACGGGATCACTCGTCTGGGTCGGGCGTACAACCTGGCGGCCCCTGCTTCTGGGCGCATTCTTTCCGGCGGTGTCGATTCAGCAGCCCTCTATCCACCTAAGAAGTTCTTCGGTGCGGCCCGCAACATAGAAAACGGCGGCTCCCTGACGATTCTGGCGACCGCTCTCATCGAGACCGGGTCCCGCATGGATGAGGTCATCTTCGAGGAGTTCAAGGGCACTGGCAATATGGAGCTCAGGCTCGCCAGGCAGCTTGCTGACAAGCGGATCTTCCCCGCGATCGATGTGGACGCTTCCGGAACTCGCCGTGAGGATCTGCTGCTCGGTCGCGACGAGTTGAACATCATCTGGAAGTTGCGTCGCGCGCTTTCCGGGCTCGACGACCAGGCCGCTCTGGAGACCCTGCTGGCAAGGATGCGAAAGACGCAGAACAACCATGAGTTTTTGCTCAGTGTCCTGAAGACCACTCCGGCTCAGGATGGCTGA
- a CDS encoding glycosyltransferase family 87 protein — MTETTPPSIKRSYRTKWAVTLMLVFVATRAFNVLLWKIPHVSFVQNDVSYYGYWLWCLLGDGSHNSQCATAMAGSGVMTEYPLPAVWFLEFLYTLGGGHPPWLPFLLLGGFLIGIIPLAVLWSHNRRKPALVGGGALIVLLFAVWFTASLPYRATAFNSWLPVFASAMLLLDGIVAAMLFRYGSVSATVFWILFIGACGPIVWFRFDMLTAAAVALACLWLNRHPALSGALIGLGAAIKLWPALLIAPMSAPAPLHKGTGRFRLIGFIVAGFSLGLASLLIGGWSRSISPMTWQSSRGLQMESVPATALVFLRTFTTNPAWQVALSKYNAIEFQGPAVDVLLGVSTFLTVGSLLLTAALTWRLLRNFRSHNENLPQAILLSVLAVVLATVIANKTLSTQYVQWLAGPLAALLALGTSPWLRLPRRILATGLVIVAVLTQYTYPWGTLGIMAIPNGSGFESSTLVMRNTLLVLLAGFSAGLAWRASSRPNPSHPERSSLS, encoded by the coding sequence TTGACCGAGACCACACCACCGTCCATCAAGCGCTCCTACCGCACCAAATGGGCCGTGACACTCATGCTCGTGTTCGTAGCGACCCGCGCATTCAACGTCTTGCTGTGGAAAATCCCTCACGTGTCCTTCGTCCAGAACGACGTCAGCTACTACGGGTACTGGCTCTGGTGCCTGCTCGGGGATGGTAGCCACAATTCGCAGTGCGCCACGGCCATGGCGGGGTCCGGTGTGATGACAGAATACCCGCTTCCCGCTGTCTGGTTCCTTGAGTTTCTCTACACGCTCGGGGGAGGCCACCCCCCGTGGCTACCCTTCCTCCTGCTCGGGGGATTTCTGATCGGCATCATCCCTCTCGCAGTGCTGTGGAGTCACAACCGCAGGAAACCTGCCCTCGTCGGGGGGGGCGCCCTTATCGTCCTACTCTTCGCGGTTTGGTTCACCGCCTCCCTGCCCTATCGCGCCACCGCCTTCAATTCCTGGCTTCCAGTCTTCGCCTCAGCCATGCTCCTGCTCGACGGAATCGTGGCAGCGATGCTCTTCAGATACGGCTCAGTGAGCGCCACCGTTTTCTGGATCCTGTTCATAGGCGCCTGCGGACCCATCGTGTGGTTCCGCTTCGACATGTTGACAGCAGCAGCCGTTGCACTGGCATGCCTGTGGCTGAATCGCCATCCCGCGCTCTCGGGGGCCCTTATCGGCCTCGGCGCGGCGATAAAACTCTGGCCAGCCCTACTGATCGCCCCGATGTCAGCCCCTGCACCTCTGCACAAAGGAACAGGACGATTCCGACTGATTGGTTTTATTGTTGCTGGGTTCTCTCTGGGCCTTGCATCACTCCTGATCGGTGGATGGTCCCGTTCTATTTCCCCCATGACCTGGCAGTCGAGCCGAGGGCTCCAGATGGAGTCGGTACCCGCAACGGCGCTCGTGTTCCTACGAACGTTCACCACCAACCCGGCTTGGCAGGTGGCGCTCAGCAAATACAACGCCATCGAGTTCCAAGGACCGGCTGTCGATGTTCTTCTTGGGGTGTCAACTTTCCTCACAGTGGGCTCGCTCCTGCTCACCGCGGCGCTCACGTGGAGGCTGCTTCGTAATTTCCGCTCACACAACGAAAACCTGCCGCAGGCCATCTTGTTGTCAGTGCTGGCCGTGGTACTCGCCACCGTGATCGCGAACAAAACCCTGTCCACACAGTACGTCCAGTGGCTGGCAGGGCCATTGGCAGCCCTGCTCGCCCTTGGCACCAGTCCTTGGTTACGACTCCCTCGCCGGATACTGGCAACCGGTCTGGTAATCGTGGCGGTGCTCACCCAATACACCTATCCATGGGGAACTCTGGGGATCATGGCGATCCCCAACGGCTCTGGCTTTGAATCCTCCACCCTGGTGATGCGCAACACACTTCTCGTGCTCCTGGCAGGCTTCTCGGCAGGACTCGCGTGGCGCGCCTCCTCCCGTCCCAACCCCAGCCATCCTGAGCGAAGTTCGCTAAGCTGA
- the rpmE gene encoding 50S ribosomal protein L31, with amino-acid sequence MKQGIHPEYIETKVHCTCGNTFTTRSTSKKGALNADVCSECHPFYTGKQKILDTGGRVARFERMYAKNKKK; translated from the coding sequence ATGAAGCAGGGTATCCACCCCGAGTACATCGAGACGAAGGTTCACTGCACCTGTGGCAACACCTTCACCACCCGCAGCACCTCGAAGAAGGGGGCTTTGAACGCAGACGTGTGCTCCGAGTGCCATCCCTTCTACACCGGCAAGCAGAAGATTCTTGACACCGGTGGCCGTGTCGCTCGTTTCGAGCGCATGTACGCCAAGAACAAGAAGAAGTGA
- the lysA gene encoding diaminopimelate decarboxylase — translation MTHAHIAGSIHADVAKAGPQWLTLPEDLNQLRAELWPSGTERDEMGRIVIGGVPLTRVAAEQGTPAYVIDEQDFRTRSRAFRDNFARWRVYYAGKALLTRAVARWVTEEGLHLDVTTMGEMRIALAGGMPAERLGFHGNNKSVEEIRFALEQGVGRIIVDSFHEIDRIEAACQELGKRAHALVRVTTGVEAHTHEYIATAHEDQKFGLSILGGHALAALVRCQSSPFIELRGIHSHIGSQIFETHGFEVAIRRTLRLAEQFRVATGVELAELDLGGGFGIAYTEADSPMPTDALAQAFEDILDHECRGFGLKRPQLSIEPGRAICGPAGVALYEVGTVKVVELENGRSRTYVSVDGGMSDNIRPALYAAEYSCALANRTSQAEPVLARVVGKHCEGGDILIRDVFLPRDIQPGDLIAVPGAGAYCRSMASNYNQVPKPPLLAVCQGETRTLLRRETLEDLMRLDVGE, via the coding sequence ATGACTCATGCTCACATCGCCGGTTCGATTCACGCCGACGTCGCCAAAGCAGGACCGCAGTGGCTCACGTTGCCCGAGGACCTGAATCAGTTGCGAGCGGAGCTGTGGCCTTCAGGGACCGAACGGGACGAAATGGGGCGCATCGTGATTGGTGGGGTCCCTCTGACGCGGGTCGCGGCCGAGCAGGGCACACCCGCCTACGTGATCGACGAACAGGATTTCCGCACCAGATCGCGGGCCTTCCGCGACAATTTTGCCAGGTGGCGGGTCTATTACGCGGGAAAGGCATTGTTGACCCGGGCGGTGGCGCGCTGGGTTACCGAGGAAGGGCTCCACCTGGATGTGACGACCATGGGGGAGATGCGGATCGCCCTGGCCGGGGGGATGCCGGCGGAGCGGCTCGGGTTCCATGGCAACAACAAATCGGTGGAGGAAATCCGTTTCGCCCTGGAGCAGGGAGTCGGGCGCATCATAGTCGACTCCTTCCATGAGATAGACCGCATCGAGGCGGCCTGCCAGGAGCTTGGGAAACGGGCTCATGCGCTGGTACGGGTCACTACCGGGGTGGAAGCCCACACGCATGAGTACATCGCCACGGCTCACGAGGACCAGAAGTTCGGTCTGTCCATCCTCGGGGGTCACGCCCTCGCGGCGCTGGTGCGGTGCCAGTCGTCGCCCTTCATCGAGCTGCGTGGTATTCACAGCCACATCGGCTCCCAGATCTTTGAGACCCATGGCTTCGAGGTGGCGATTCGTCGCACACTGCGACTGGCGGAGCAGTTTCGTGTCGCCACTGGGGTGGAACTGGCGGAGCTGGACCTCGGGGGTGGTTTCGGAATCGCCTACACGGAGGCCGACTCACCCATGCCAACCGACGCCCTCGCTCAAGCCTTCGAGGACATCCTCGATCACGAGTGTCGAGGTTTCGGATTGAAACGCCCCCAGCTCAGCATCGAACCCGGACGTGCTATCTGTGGCCCAGCCGGGGTTGCCCTGTACGAGGTCGGGACAGTGAAGGTCGTGGAGTTGGAGAACGGGCGTTCACGCACCTACGTTTCTGTCGATGGGGGCATGAGCGACAACATCCGCCCCGCCCTGTATGCCGCCGAGTACTCCTGCGCCTTGGCGAACCGGACCTCGCAGGCCGAGCCTGTGCTCGCGCGGGTCGTTGGGAAGCACTGCGAAGGAGGTGACATCTTGATTCGGGATGTCTTCCTGCCCCGGGACATCCAGCCGGGAGACCTGATCGCAGTCCCGGGGGCCGGGGCGTATTGCCGATCCATGGCCAGTAACTACAATCAGGTCCCGAAACCGCCCCTGCTGGCGGTGTGCCAGGGGGAGACACGAACGCTTCTCAGGCGGGAGACCCTGGAAGACCTGATGCGACTTGACGTAGGGGAGTGA